One part of the Paraglaciecola sp. L3A3 genome encodes these proteins:
- a CDS encoding MmcQ/YjbR family DNA-binding protein, with amino-acid sequence MDQKQAQQYLLTKPFTAEVFPFGEGIAVYKVKDKMFATLAIGKMGRRDNTENVGNDNQDYWMNLKCDPQEAVMLRDIFPAVIPGYHMNKLHWNTVILDGSIPQGEIERMIDNSFDLVVNKMSKKQQQSILLLR; translated from the coding sequence ATGGATCAGAAACAAGCTCAACAATATTTGCTGACAAAACCTTTCACCGCTGAGGTGTTTCCTTTTGGCGAGGGCATAGCTGTGTACAAGGTCAAAGATAAAATGTTTGCTACATTAGCCATTGGTAAGATGGGCAGGAGAGATAACACAGAGAACGTGGGAAACGACAATCAAGATTATTGGATGAATCTTAAATGTGATCCTCAAGAAGCTGTCATGTTACGAGATATATTCCCAGCAGTTATTCCCGGTTACCATATGAACAAACTTCACTGGAACACAGTGATCTTAGATGGCTCTATTCCTCAAGGTGAAATTGAACGTATGATAGATAATAGCTTTGATTTAGTGGTGAATAAGATGAGTAAAAAACAGCAACAATCAATTTTGCTATTAAGGTAA